Proteins from one Coregonus clupeaformis isolate EN_2021a chromosome 25, ASM2061545v1, whole genome shotgun sequence genomic window:
- the LOC121539619 gene encoding tatD DNase domain containing 3-like isoform X2: MKGFIDCHCHISAGDFDKDIEDVIENSKKAGLLALLAVAENAGEFEKIIQLSQRFPGFIFPCLGVHPVQGTAPEPQRGALLQDLDAALPLIEKYKDHLVAIGEVGLDFTPRFVSGDTDKDSQRQVLIRQAEIAKQLDLPLNVHSRSAGRPTIHLLKEQGVEKALLHAFDGKPSVAMEGVKAGYFFSIPPSIVRSEQQKLVKQLPLESMCLETDSPALGPEKQVRNEPKNISVCAEYISKIKGVPLETVMEVTTQNALRLFPRLKTLLRA, from the exons ATGAAGGGCTTTATTGACTGCCACTGTCACATCTCTGCAGGAGATTTTGACAAG GACATAGAAGATGTGATTGAGAATTCTAAAAAG GCTGGGCTTTTAGCACTACTAGCAGTAGCAGAAAATGCCGGAGAGTTTGAAAAGATCATACAGCTGTCACAGAGGTTCCCAGGCTTTATTTTCCCTTGTTTAGGTGTCCATCCTGTACAGGGGACAGCTCCTGAGCCACAGAGAGGAGCCTTACTCCAG GATTTAGATGCTGCTTTGCCCCTGATAGAGAAATATAAAGACCATCTTGTTGCTATTGGGGAG GTAGGCTTGGATTTCACCCCCAGATTTGTCAGTGGTGACACGGACAAAGACAGTCAAAGACAGGTGCTTATTCGGCAGGCAGAGATTGCAAAACAATTGGACCTTCCACT AAATGTCCATTCAAGATCTGCAGGCAGACCTACTATCCACCTGCTAAAGGAGCAAG GTGTTGAGAAAGCTCTTCTTCATGCTTTTGATGGGAAACCCTCAGTTGCCATGGAGGGAGTGAAGGCTGGGTATTTCTTCTCCATTCCTCCATCTATAGTAAGAAGTGAACAG CAGAAGCTAGTGAAACAGCTGCCGCTGGAGAGCATGTGTCTAGAAACCGATTCACCTGCCTTGGGTCCAGAGAAACAG GTGAGAAATGAGCCGAAGAATATCTCTGTCTGTGCTGAGTACATCAGTAAGATCAAAGGGGTTCCCTTGGAGACGGTGATGGAGGTGACGACACAGAATGCCCTGCGCCTGTTCCCCAGGCTCAAGACATTACTCAGAGCCTGA
- the LOC121539619 gene encoding tatD DNase domain containing 3-like isoform X1, with product MKGFIDCHCHISAGDFDKDIEDVIENSKKAGLLALLAVAENAGEFEKIIQLSQRFPGFIFPCLGVHPVQGTAPEPQRGALLQDLDAALPLIEKYKDHLVAIGEVGLDFTPRFVSGDTDKDSQRQVLIRQAEIAKQLDLPLNVHSRSAGRPTIHLLKEQGVEKALLHAFDGKPSVAMEGVKAGYFFSIPPSIVRSEQKQKLVKQLPLESMCLETDSPALGPEKQVRNEPKNISVCAEYISKIKGVPLETVMEVTTQNALRLFPRLKTLLRA from the exons ATGAAGGGCTTTATTGACTGCCACTGTCACATCTCTGCAGGAGATTTTGACAAG GACATAGAAGATGTGATTGAGAATTCTAAAAAG GCTGGGCTTTTAGCACTACTAGCAGTAGCAGAAAATGCCGGAGAGTTTGAAAAGATCATACAGCTGTCACAGAGGTTCCCAGGCTTTATTTTCCCTTGTTTAGGTGTCCATCCTGTACAGGGGACAGCTCCTGAGCCACAGAGAGGAGCCTTACTCCAG GATTTAGATGCTGCTTTGCCCCTGATAGAGAAATATAAAGACCATCTTGTTGCTATTGGGGAG GTAGGCTTGGATTTCACCCCCAGATTTGTCAGTGGTGACACGGACAAAGACAGTCAAAGACAGGTGCTTATTCGGCAGGCAGAGATTGCAAAACAATTGGACCTTCCACT AAATGTCCATTCAAGATCTGCAGGCAGACCTACTATCCACCTGCTAAAGGAGCAAG GTGTTGAGAAAGCTCTTCTTCATGCTTTTGATGGGAAACCCTCAGTTGCCATGGAGGGAGTGAAGGCTGGGTATTTCTTCTCCATTCCTCCATCTATAGTAAGAAGTGAACAG AAGCAGAAGCTAGTGAAACAGCTGCCGCTGGAGAGCATGTGTCTAGAAACCGATTCACCTGCCTTGGGTCCAGAGAAACAG GTGAGAAATGAGCCGAAGAATATCTCTGTCTGTGCTGAGTACATCAGTAAGATCAAAGGGGTTCCCTTGGAGACGGTGATGGAGGTGACGACACAGAATGCCCTGCGCCTGTTCCCCAGGCTCAAGACATTACTCAGAGCCTGA
- the LOC121539619 gene encoding tatD DNase domain containing 3-like isoform X3 gives MKGFIDCHCHISAGDFDKAGLLALLAVAENAGEFEKIIQLSQRFPGFIFPCLGVHPVQGTAPEPQRGALLQDLDAALPLIEKYKDHLVAIGEVGLDFTPRFVSGDTDKDSQRQVLIRQAEIAKQLDLPLNVHSRSAGRPTIHLLKEQGVEKALLHAFDGKPSVAMEGVKAGYFFSIPPSIVRSEQKQKLVKQLPLESMCLETDSPALGPEKQVRNEPKNISVCAEYISKIKGVPLETVMEVTTQNALRLFPRLKTLLRA, from the exons ATGAAGGGCTTTATTGACTGCCACTGTCACATCTCTGCAGGAGATTTTGACAAG GCTGGGCTTTTAGCACTACTAGCAGTAGCAGAAAATGCCGGAGAGTTTGAAAAGATCATACAGCTGTCACAGAGGTTCCCAGGCTTTATTTTCCCTTGTTTAGGTGTCCATCCTGTACAGGGGACAGCTCCTGAGCCACAGAGAGGAGCCTTACTCCAG GATTTAGATGCTGCTTTGCCCCTGATAGAGAAATATAAAGACCATCTTGTTGCTATTGGGGAG GTAGGCTTGGATTTCACCCCCAGATTTGTCAGTGGTGACACGGACAAAGACAGTCAAAGACAGGTGCTTATTCGGCAGGCAGAGATTGCAAAACAATTGGACCTTCCACT AAATGTCCATTCAAGATCTGCAGGCAGACCTACTATCCACCTGCTAAAGGAGCAAG GTGTTGAGAAAGCTCTTCTTCATGCTTTTGATGGGAAACCCTCAGTTGCCATGGAGGGAGTGAAGGCTGGGTATTTCTTCTCCATTCCTCCATCTATAGTAAGAAGTGAACAG AAGCAGAAGCTAGTGAAACAGCTGCCGCTGGAGAGCATGTGTCTAGAAACCGATTCACCTGCCTTGGGTCCAGAGAAACAG GTGAGAAATGAGCCGAAGAATATCTCTGTCTGTGCTGAGTACATCAGTAAGATCAAAGGGGTTCCCTTGGAGACGGTGATGGAGGTGACGACACAGAATGCCCTGCGCCTGTTCCCCAGGCTCAAGACATTACTCAGAGCCTGA